Below is a window of Impatiens glandulifera chromosome 2, dImpGla2.1, whole genome shotgun sequence DNA.
TATTGTTCTTTCAGAAATGTGCTAATAGGTGATGCTCTCTCTGGTTGTTGGGCAACTGTTGGAGTTCTCACTGAGAAGGGGATTCCTAAAATGAGTACAACCGGGAAGAATTACTGCACATGGAAAATATGTTGTCTTAATGCAAAGTCGGTTTCCCTTTTCTTGTTTGGTGTTGCTTATCAGAAGAGTGTGAATGAGGAAGTCGGCAGTGTCTTTGCTTTGTTCAATTGTAATACCCGCAAGGATAATTCGGTATTTTCTATGTGATACAATTGAATGCCCCCCTTCAACATTTCTATCTTGTTAATTTTGTAGAGATATACTAAGGTATACAAAAAAATGTTGTAAATTTCAGGAGTATGGATTCTCTCTAAGTGTTTTTTCAGCTAATCACATTGTAAAGATCGGCACCTCTTCTGATTATGGAGTTTGTAAAGCTATTAAAAAGGATGGGTTGCCCTGTACACAAGCTGTAAACAAGTATGTACATTCAGTTCTTCTTTATCATATTAGTTCATCTTAAAATactttgatcatttttattcattttgttgttGTGCATATACAGATGCAAAGGGACATACTGCTCATACCACACGGTGGTAAGATTGGGCTCATTTTGTAAACTATGTTTTCTTACAAAATTTGGAGTTGAATGTCCATCCCAATTAATTGATTGGTATTGTTAAAATCTTGTTAATTGCAATGCAGAACACATCTAAGAAGTATATCACTACTAGAACTGAGCTGAAAGGAGGGTATGCTGTTCCAACATAAAACTTGTAGTAGCATTTTCTAATGTTCAATATTTAGGTAACAAATGATTTATTTGGGGATAGATAATACTTATGATTATCCCTGAAATTTTGTCATTGAAGGAACCTAAGGACTGGTTTCAAAGATTATAAGTTAGAAGGAGTTCACATAGTTGAACCTCGAGATGACAGAGCAAAGTTTAGCAAGTCCATGCGACCAGTCAAGTTTTTATCTGTGGATCAGATGAAAAAAGCATTAaggtaagaaataaaaaaaaggtcaCTCTAATTAAATCCAAGATTTGAGGAAATATTATCTAGCCATGTGTTTCTTACTGCAATTAACAGCAAAGCAGACAAAGTGACAACAAATACATATTCTCAAGGCCTAAGATTTCTAAAAGAAGTAGCAGGTTACTTTCTTTTCTTAAGATTTATTGAATCTGTTATCCCATCTGATTATGTTCTTATGACTTTTGTTTTAAGGAAAATCGCAACTAGACTCCAGAAAGAATATTCATGATCTGTCTAAAATGCAAAGCTTAGGAAAGAGgtgaaaaaagaagaatttaTTTCTTAACTGAGAATTACACATTGAGGACTCACTCAAACAGCATACTAAATATTTATCTGAAAACTGTTCAGGCCTTCATCGTCCAGTAGGACCAGTACCAATTCAGATTTTCCTGTACCCTCATCCCAGCATTCAAATACGAAAAGAACAAAGGGGGATGTGATAACTTCTCTAAAATCAACACAAGTGGTTACAGAAAAGATGATAGAACTGGACTTTGTTAGCTCAGACGAGGAGATGTAACATTCTCTCAAATTCTTCTACAGCTTTGTTCATTGGTTTGGTTTTGCTTCACCCATCATTTTCTAAACACAGCCAAGAACTATGAGCAAAGTAGCATAAGGAAGCTGTTGATTCTGGTTCTCTGGACCTCTTTGGATGTTCTAGCTCATTTGGCCAAGGATATATAGTATTCTTGTTCATAAGTTGTGAAGGCTATTAGCCATGTTTTGAATAACCCATAcattgttattaatttatcaactaaaaaactcaaattttaatattgccTTTTAATTTATCACCTACAACATTATTTTTCTCTGGTTGTTTATAtcctacaaaataaattttcgtttatttgttatttaagatt
It encodes the following:
- the LOC124927118 gene encoding protein MCM10 homolog, producing the protein MANPQDDLDLLLSLQDRVLETPPASPAGYLSDNGPPKRTGHADMSVFRDAVLDCLDSDTDESKKALKLDRPKLSKSNEVVVEKFSGVRIRNQLLSQLEIKNLFSDIRFVRLSAIKNVLIGDALSGCWATVGVLTEKGIPKMSTTGKNYCTWKICCLNAKSVSLFLFGVAYQKSVNEEVGSVFALFNCNTRKDNSEYGFSLSVFSANHIVKIGTSSDYGVCKAIKKDGLPCTQAVNKCKGTYCSYHTVNTSKKYITTRTELKGGNLRTGFKDYKLEGVHIVEPRDDRAKFSKSMRPVKFLSVDQMKKALSKADKVTTNTYSQGLRFLKEVAGKSQLDSRKNIHDLSKMQSLGKRPSSSSRTSTNSDFPVPSSQHSNTKRTKGDVITSLKSTQVVTEKMIELDFVSSDEEM